One region of Scomber scombrus chromosome 10, fScoSco1.1, whole genome shotgun sequence genomic DNA includes:
- the LOC133988152 gene encoding uncharacterized protein LOC133988152, which produces MTVHHTLICFFFLMLQDGNIGLINAQILSFRGTEGQNITVPCNFTRTGSKKYFCKHKSEETTRKLFNDCDKAERILEMDGVSAQRGRYSMRYETTNTGSRLDVTITHLTKSDSGRYSCALDLPVAIDPFQEFKIIVTDAPSTSKPKLTTRPFLTSAPSASTTTTTTTTTTTTTQSFRRSSTPFSAQTTNQSEQEQTEKTTAGGSGVLLYVGLTLFIIVLLFSVALLIFCKKRSSKPKEHPEETEYANFTEASQVHEEIREGDGQCRSPPVENSVEASVVYSVVTATSSHPLSKAEDDSSDVVYTQVDFSNRAAASRSSAPSVQADNVIYSAPR; this is translated from the exons ATGACAGTTCATCACACTTTgatctgctttttcttcctca tGCTGCAGGATGGAAACATTGGTCTCATCAATGCACAAATCCTCAGTTTTAGAGGAACTGAAGGACAAAATATCACAGTTCCATGTAACTTTACCAGGACTGGAAGCAAGAAGTACTTCTGTAAACACAAATCTGAAGAAACAACCCGTAAATTGTTTAATGACTGTGATAAAGCAGAACGCATTCTTGAAATGGATGGTGTCAGTGCTCAAAGAGGCAGATACAGCATGAGATATGAAACCACAAATACAGGAAGTCGTCTGGATGTGACCATCACACATCTGACCAAATCTGACTCTGGACGTTACAGCTGTGCTTTGGACTTACCTGTCGCAATAGATCCATTCCAGGAGTTTAAGATCATCGTCACAGATG CTCCGTCCACTTCAAAACCAAAGTTGACTACTAGACCCTTTTTAACATCGGCCCCATCAGcttccacaacaacaacaacaacaacaacaacaacaacaacaacacagagtttCAGAAGAAGCTCCACACCATTTTCTGCTCAAACCACCAACCAGTCTGAACAGGAGCaaactgagaaaacaacagCTGGAGGTTCAG GTGTGCTGCTGTACGTGGGTCTGACTCTGTTCATCATCGTGCTCCTGTTCTCAGtggctctgctgatattctgcAAGAAAAGATCATCTAAACCCAAAG AACATCCCGAGGAAACAGAGTATGCCAATTTCACAGAG gCCAGCCAAGTGCACGAGGAGATCAGAGAGGGCGACGGACAATGCAGATCTCCTCCTGTGGAAAACTCAGTTGAAGCCTCAGTTGTCTACAGCGTTGTCACTGCTACATCATCCCATCCTCTGAGCAAA gCTGAAGATGACTCCAGTGATGTCGTCTACACTCAAGTAGATTTTTCCAACAGAGCTGCCGCCTCACGCAGCAGCGCCCCCAGTGTTCAAGCCGATAATGTTATCTACTCTGCACCTCGGTAA
- the LOC133987200 gene encoding CMRF35-like molecule 8: protein MKVRHTLICFFFFTVLQDGNIGLINAQIPIFTRTAGQSITVPCNFTETGSKKYFCKHKSEETTSLKLVNDCDQEERILEMDGVSAQRGRYSMRYKTTGTGSRLDVTITHLNKSDSGRYTCALDKPLSRDPFKEFKIIVTDAPSTSTPKMTTRPFLTSAPSASTTTTTTTTTNQSEQTAGGSGGLLYVGLTLVIIVFLSSVAVLIHKKRASKPKEHPEETECANVTETSRVYEEIREGGGQSRSPPVENSVQTSVVYSLVPAAASRPLSKTEDDWSEVVYTRVDFSNRYAASLSSAPSGHVIYSAPRKRTNARIVS, encoded by the exons ATGAAAGTTCGTCACACTTtgatctgctttttcttcttca cagtgcTGCAAGACGGAAACATTGGTCTCATCAATGCACAAATCCCCATTTTTACAAGAACTGCAGGACAAAGTATCACAGTTCCCTGTAACTTTACAGAGACTGGAAGCAAGAAGTACTTCTGTAAACACAAATCTGAAGAAACAACCAGTCTTAAATTGGTTAATGACTGTGATCAAGAAGAACGCATTCTTGAAATGGATGGTGTCAGTGCTCAAAGAGGCAGATACAGCATGAGATATAAAACCACAGGTACAGGAAGTCGTCTGGATGTGACCATCACACATCTGAACAAATCTGACTCTGGacgttacacctgtgctttggACAAACCTTTGTCAAGAGATCCATTCAAAGAGTTTAAGATCATCGTCACAGATG CTCCGTCCACTTCAACACCAAAGATGACTACTAGACCCTTTTTAACATCGGCCCCATCAGcttccacaacaacaacaacaacaacaaccacaaaccAGTCTGAACAAACAGCTGGAGGTTCAG GTGGGCTGCTGTATGTGGGTCTGACTCTGGTCATCATCGTGTTCCTGTCCTCTGTGGCTGTGCTGATACACAAGAAAAGAGCCTCTAAACCCAAAG AACATCCTGAGGAAACAGAGTGTGCTAATGTCACAGAG aCCAGCCGAGTGTACGAGGAGATCAGAGAGGGTGGCGGACAGAGCAGATCTCCTCCTGTGGAAAACTCAGTCCAAACCTCAGTTGTCTACAGCTTGGTCCCTGCTGCAGCATCCCGTCCTCTGAGCAAA ACTGAAGACGACTGGAGTGAAGTCGTCTACACTCGGGTTGATTTTTCCAACAGATACGCCGCCTCACTCAGCAGCGCCCCCTCTGGTCATGTGATCTACTCTGCGCCTCGAAAACGCACTAATGCCAGAATAGTTTCGTAG